One region of Mycolicibacterium lutetiense genomic DNA includes:
- the thiD gene encoding bifunctional hydroxymethylpyrimidine kinase/phosphomethylpyrimidine kinase, with protein MVDLSYVIAGSEATGGAGLQADLRTFQEFGTYGVGTVTCIVSFDPKANWGHRFVPVDPQVIADQIEAATSAYDLDVVKIGMLGTPATIDVVAEALTRQPWRHIVVDPVLICKGQEPGAALNTDTALRSQILPLATVTTPNLFEARTLAGMDDISSVDDLVEAARRIAALGPAYVLVKGGVEFPGDDAVDVLFDGKDAEILRAPKVGQARVAGAGCTLAAAITAALAKGAGVPEAVRLAKDFTTAGIVDRIGGNAPFDTVWQGARR; from the coding sequence GTGGTCGACCTCTCGTACGTCATTGCCGGATCAGAAGCCACCGGCGGCGCCGGCCTGCAAGCTGACCTGCGCACTTTTCAGGAGTTCGGCACCTACGGCGTCGGCACGGTGACCTGCATTGTGTCCTTCGACCCCAAAGCGAACTGGGGCCACCGGTTCGTCCCCGTCGACCCACAGGTCATCGCCGATCAGATCGAGGCGGCGACGTCGGCCTATGACCTCGATGTCGTCAAGATCGGCATGCTCGGCACTCCCGCAACCATCGACGTGGTCGCAGAGGCTCTCACCCGCCAACCTTGGCGGCACATCGTCGTCGACCCCGTCCTGATCTGCAAAGGCCAGGAGCCGGGCGCTGCGCTCAATACCGACACCGCACTGCGCAGCCAGATCCTGCCGCTGGCCACCGTGACCACGCCAAACCTGTTCGAGGCCCGCACCCTCGCCGGGATGGACGACATCTCCTCGGTCGACGATCTCGTCGAAGCCGCCCGACGCATTGCCGCTCTCGGACCCGCCTACGTCCTGGTGAAGGGCGGTGTCGAGTTTCCCGGTGACGACGCAGTCGACGTCCTCTTCGACGGTAAGGACGCCGAGATCCTGCGGGCGCCGAAGGTGGGACAGGCCCGGGTGGCCGGTGCGGGATGCACGCTGGCCGCGGCCATCACCGCGGCGCTCGCCAAGGGGGCCGGTGTCCCGGAGGCGGTGCGCCTGGCCAAGGACTTCACCACCGCCGGCATCGTCGATCGGATCGGCGGCAACGCACCCTTTGACACCGTCTGGCAGGGTGCGCGGCGGTGA